One genomic region from Cyanobium usitatum str. Tous encodes:
- a CDS encoding DUF7734 family protein: protein MTLSAASVMALLARLEELSRERPDRVLRLRGQLQLAAGPLEPYELLIFRGFSSSTTHPTDFDPDQPVLPDGAVIETAELLQAPLNPAAEQLLVGPASPEVFLEPGGWA, encoded by the coding sequence ATGACCCTCTCCGCTGCATCTGTGATGGCCCTGCTGGCCAGGTTGGAAGAGTTGAGCCGGGAGCGGCCTGATCGGGTGCTGCGGCTCAGGGGCCAGCTTCAGTTGGCGGCAGGCCCTCTTGAGCCCTACGAGCTGCTGATTTTTCGGGGTTTTTCGAGCAGCACTACCCATCCCACCGATTTCGATCCCGACCAGCCAGTGCTGCCTGATGGGGCGGTGATCGAAACAGCTGAACTACTTCAGGCCCCCCTGAATCCTGCTGCTGAGCAGCTGTTGGTTGGGCCCGCTTCCCCTGAGGTTTTCCTTGAGCCTGGCGGTTGGGCTTGA
- a CDS encoding DUF3177 family protein: MPEPLYRSLVWLDVRLAMLFSVGLPLVLLIWASVRKEGSLVRLLGIYWKVASLFLLATLLLTDRRPLGFVVLLLAQLLVVLSVWFWVDLNEELADLPPWRPLPLTLRIWRWSLTVWALLGALLSATALGCMGPGALAQPRCAVWIQPPLGLHRHVEGLFAFIFGGEWTPAVAAFIGYVGLVAYVVGLLQWLLVRLPKQGRIAGDF, encoded by the coding sequence CTGCCAGAACCTCTTTACCGCTCCTTGGTGTGGCTCGATGTCCGCCTGGCGATGCTGTTCAGCGTCGGCTTGCCCCTAGTGCTCCTGATCTGGGCGTCGGTACGCAAGGAGGGATCCTTGGTGCGCCTGCTGGGGATTTATTGGAAGGTGGCCAGCCTGTTCCTGCTTGCAACCCTGCTGCTCACCGACCGGCGGCCCCTCGGCTTTGTGGTTTTGCTGCTGGCCCAGCTGCTGGTGGTGCTGAGCGTCTGGTTCTGGGTGGATCTCAACGAGGAGCTGGCCGACCTGCCGCCCTGGCGTCCCTTACCCCTGACCCTGCGCATCTGGCGCTGGAGTCTCACGGTGTGGGCCCTACTTGGCGCCTTGCTTAGTGCCACGGCCCTGGGCTGTATGGGCCCTGGCGCCCTGGCCCAGCCCCGTTGCGCCGTTTGGATTCAGCCGCCCCTTGGTCTGCACCGGCATGTCGAGGGGCTGTTTGCCTTCATTTTTGGCGGCGAATGGACCCCTGCCGTGGCTGCCTTCATCGGATACGTGGGTTTGGTTGCCTATGTGGTGGGACTGTTGCAATGGCTGCTGGTGCGCTTGCCCAAGCAGGGGCGAATCGCTGGCGATTTCTAA
- a CDS encoding FIST signal transduction protein: protein MAAFSLPSWLSRTFGARPAQAWCRTALASETSLQASVEDIATQLRGAGPADLALVFAAASYASDLPRLLPLLQEKVQASHWLGCLGGGVVGTDAGGSPHELENKPALSVTLLRLPGAELHPFAIDTDCLPDLDGPADPWRALLNASAAPSPSMLLLVDPSCSRINDLISGLDYACPGAAKVGGVAGPHSAGHGSLLFGDQVVRGAVGCLIGGAWQLDPVVAQGCRPIGPVFDVEQVQRNVVLEVSQGQARRSPVAALQSILTDLSAEERELVKHSLFLGVGRSNFSLSAADPDGPTSFLVRNLLGVDPRNGAVAVAERMRVGQQVQFQLRDASASRLELRQLLTRQQRRNPEPLAALLFACLGRGVGLYGSADGDVELCREVFDQVPIAGSFCNGEIGPVDGSTYLHGYTASLAFLVPRAEG, encoded by the coding sequence ATGGCCGCCTTCTCCCTGCCCAGCTGGCTCTCCCGCACCTTCGGGGCCCGTCCTGCCCAGGCCTGGTGTCGCACCGCCCTAGCCAGCGAAACCTCGCTGCAGGCCTCGGTTGAAGACATAGCAACCCAGCTGCGGGGGGCCGGTCCAGCGGATCTGGCCTTGGTCTTCGCCGCAGCTAGCTACGCCAGCGACCTGCCCCGGCTGCTACCCCTATTGCAAGAGAAAGTCCAGGCCAGCCACTGGCTTGGCTGCCTGGGCGGTGGGGTGGTGGGCACCGATGCTGGCGGCAGCCCCCATGAGCTGGAGAACAAACCAGCCCTGAGTGTCACCCTGCTGCGCCTACCCGGCGCCGAGCTCCACCCTTTTGCGATTGATACCGACTGCCTGCCCGACCTCGACGGCCCGGCTGATCCCTGGCGCGCCCTGCTCAATGCGTCAGCAGCTCCCAGCCCCTCGATGCTGCTGTTGGTGGATCCCAGCTGCTCCCGCATCAACGATCTGATCAGTGGCCTGGATTACGCCTGTCCAGGGGCGGCGAAAGTTGGTGGGGTCGCCGGCCCCCACAGTGCCGGCCATGGCTCTCTGCTGTTTGGAGATCAGGTGGTTCGCGGTGCCGTCGGCTGCCTCATTGGTGGGGCCTGGCAACTCGATCCGGTGGTGGCCCAGGGCTGCCGGCCGATCGGTCCGGTTTTTGATGTGGAGCAAGTTCAGCGCAACGTGGTGCTGGAGGTAAGCCAGGGCCAGGCCCGCCGCAGCCCTGTGGCAGCGCTTCAGTCGATCCTCACGGATCTGAGTGCCGAGGAGCGGGAGCTGGTGAAGCACTCGCTATTTCTGGGCGTGGGCCGTAGCAACTTCAGCCTCAGCGCCGCAGACCCAGATGGCCCCACCTCTTTTCTGGTGCGCAACCTGCTTGGTGTCGACCCCCGCAACGGCGCCGTAGCCGTGGCTGAACGGATGCGGGTGGGGCAACAGGTGCAGTTCCAACTGCGCGATGCCAGCGCCTCCAGGCTGGAACTGCGCCAACTGCTGACCAGACAGCAACGGCGCAACCCGGAGCCCCTAGCCGCCCTGCTGTTTGCCTGCCTAGGCCGTGGCGTTGGGCTCTACGGCAGTGCCGACGGCGACGTGGAGCTGTGCCGGGAAGTGTTTGATCAGGTGCCCATCGCAGGATCGTTCTGCAACGGCGAAATCGGCCCGGTCGATGGCAGCACCTATCTGCACGGCTACACCGCCAGCCTGGCCTTCTTGGTGCCGCGCGCAGAGGGCTGA
- the trmB gene encoding tRNA (guanosine(46)-N7)-methyltransferase TrmB, translating into MRQHVNPLSRFFQLPRPLPPPAELFSQPELPLHLDIGCARGRFLLALAQHQPNCNHLGVEIRRPLVDGAEADRQALGLGNLHYLFCNANISLQDWLAALPAGLLQRVTIQFPDPWFKQKHQKRRVLQPALLLALAEALGPGRELFIQSDVLAVITPMVQLIEASGGFDRPAADGRPWRAGNPLAVPTERETYVLSQGLPVYRVLYQRNDRNLEDQLEAVDNRA; encoded by the coding sequence GTGCGCCAGCACGTCAATCCACTCAGCCGCTTTTTCCAGCTACCCCGGCCCCTGCCGCCGCCAGCCGAGCTTTTCAGTCAGCCGGAGCTGCCTCTTCATCTCGACATTGGCTGCGCCCGCGGCCGCTTCCTGCTGGCCCTGGCCCAGCACCAGCCCAACTGCAACCATCTAGGTGTGGAAATCCGCCGGCCATTGGTGGATGGCGCCGAAGCCGACCGCCAGGCCCTGGGGCTCGGCAACCTCCACTACCTGTTCTGCAACGCCAACATCAGCCTGCAGGACTGGCTGGCGGCCCTACCCGCCGGGCTGCTGCAGCGGGTGACGATCCAGTTTCCGGATCCCTGGTTTAAGCAAAAGCATCAAAAGCGGCGGGTGCTGCAGCCCGCCCTGCTGCTGGCCCTGGCCGAGGCGCTGGGGCCGGGCCGTGAGCTGTTTATTCAGAGCGATGTGCTGGCGGTGATCACACCGATGGTGCAGCTGATCGAGGCCAGCGGCGGCTTCGATCGCCCGGCCGCAGATGGGCGCCCCTGGCGTGCCGGCAACCCCCTGGCGGTGCCAACCGAGCGCGAAACCTACGTGCTGAGCCAAGGGTTGCCTGTCTACCGAGTTCTCTACCAACGCAACGACCGCAACCTGGAAGATCAGCTCGAAGCGGTTGATAATCGGGCCTGA
- a CDS encoding IctB family putative bicarbonate transporter, whose translation MPILLRWQGCLQRADSGPLGRQLTLIAGLVLCALMAGLPLVTRSGLSLLVLASGLLWLLLALTTTPGPLVEIDRWILGILAIALLATGFSPVPLAAAKGLVKLVSYLGVYALMRQLLILAPVWWDRIVAALLAGNLVTCVIGIRQLYGDSGELARWADPNSVADGTVRIYSTLENPNLLAGYLLPVLPLALVALLRWPGRAGKLFALTALVLGVVALVLTFSRGAWMGLVAEAAVISLLLAVRATRAWPLLWRRLFPLLLLIGGAALLVVLVTQVEPLRVRVMSLVAGRQDSSNNFRINVWLAALDMVQARPWLGIGPGNDAFNQIYPLFQQPKFNALSAYSIPLELAVEAGIPGLLAGIGLLLASLRSATSLWRSDSCFSLPALAAIAVIVGLTVQGLTDTIFFRPEVQLSGWFCIATLAAGASRAEGRG comes from the coding sequence ATGCCAATTTTGCTGCGCTGGCAGGGCTGCCTGCAGCGCGCTGACAGTGGTCCGCTGGGGCGCCAGCTAACCCTGATAGCCGGCCTGGTGCTCTGCGCCCTGATGGCTGGCCTGCCCCTGGTAACCCGCAGCGGCCTCAGCCTGCTGGTGCTGGCAAGTGGCCTTCTATGGCTACTGCTGGCCCTAACCACTACCCCAGGCCCTCTGGTGGAGATCGACCGCTGGATTCTGGGAATCCTGGCCATCGCCCTGCTGGCCACAGGTTTCTCACCGGTGCCCCTGGCCGCCGCCAAGGGGCTGGTCAAACTTGTGAGCTACCTGGGCGTCTACGCCCTGATGCGCCAACTGCTAATCCTGGCTCCGGTCTGGTGGGACCGGATCGTGGCGGCGCTGCTGGCTGGAAACCTGGTCACCTGCGTGATCGGCATCCGCCAGCTCTACGGCGATAGCGGCGAACTAGCCCGCTGGGCTGACCCGAACTCCGTGGCCGATGGCACGGTGCGCATCTACAGCACCCTCGAAAACCCCAACCTGCTGGCGGGGTACCTGCTGCCGGTGCTGCCCCTAGCCCTCGTGGCCCTGCTGCGCTGGCCGGGGCGAGCCGGCAAGCTCTTTGCCCTCACTGCCCTGGTGCTGGGGGTAGTCGCCCTGGTGCTCACCTTCAGCCGCGGCGCCTGGATGGGTTTGGTGGCCGAGGCGGCAGTGATCTCACTGCTGCTTGCCGTGCGCGCCACCCGGGCCTGGCCCCTGCTCTGGCGGCGCCTGTTTCCCCTGCTGCTGCTAATTGGCGGCGCTGCCCTCTTAGTAGTTCTGGTTACCCAGGTGGAGCCGCTGCGGGTGCGGGTGATGAGCCTGGTAGCCGGCCGGCAAGACAGCTCCAACAACTTCCGCATCAACGTCTGGCTTGCAGCACTGGATATGGTCCAGGCCCGCCCGTGGCTTGGCATCGGCCCCGGCAACGACGCTTTTAACCAGATCTATCCACTGTTTCAGCAACCCAAGTTCAACGCACTCAGCGCCTACTCCATCCCCCTGGAGCTGGCGGTGGAAGCTGGCATTCCTGGCTTGCTGGCCGGGATTGGACTGCTGCTGGCCAGCCTGCGCAGCGCCACCAGCCTCTGGCGCAGTGATAGCTGCTTCAGCCTGCCGGCCCTGGCGGCGATCGCCGTAATTGTGGGGCTCACGGTGCAGGGACTCACCGACACGATCTTTTTCCGGCCGGAGGTACAACTGAGCGGCTGGTTTTGCATCGCCACCCTGGCTGCCGGAGCTAGCCGCGCCGAAGGCCGTGGCTGA